One Coffea eugenioides isolate CCC68of chromosome 2, Ceug_1.0, whole genome shotgun sequence genomic window, AATAATGTCGCTCGTTTTTAGAATATTAGTTCTGCTCGGCATTGCAATTCCATTTCTGGCGATTCTCTGCCACTCGTTCTCCCTAGAAAACCCCACCGATCGCCGGGTTTTGGTTTTGGTCGATGACTTAGCGATTAAATCCTCCCACTCTCTTTACTTTAAATCTCTTGAGAACCGAGGGTTCCAACTGGACTTCAAACTCGCCGGTGACCCCAAGATCGCTTTACACAGATATGGCCAGTACTTATACGACGCGCTCATCCTCTTCTCTCCTTCCATCGAACGTACGGCCTCGTATTATCCCTCCTATCTTCTAATTTAAGAGCCTTTTTCTTTGCGATTATATATCATTGTACACGAGGATATTGATTTGAATTCAGTAAGTATCCCGTTAGTTTTCGCGTATGCATTTTTAGACACTGAAGCGGATTGGAAATGCGCGACGATGGTACTTAACATACCGTTCAGCTCCCTGTTGGTTGGTTCGACTTCTGACGTGTTCTCTAAAGTTACTTGATATTTTGACTCGAGCTACTATGATATTGAGTTAACAACTGGAAAAATCAAGCCCCGGGACTATCTAGTGTTTGTTAAGCTTGAAGATTGTGACACACTAAATTTTTTGCTCAGAACTATATGCAGTTGTGTGAAAAAATTGGTATCACTTGCAAGGATATGGGAGCTTATGCATATTTACTGACATGAATTGacaaggaatttttttttttttggttattttgctGGTTTCTAGGATCGTATGGCTTTTTCTCTTGCTTTTGTGGATGGATTTTAATCTAGGATTAGGGGTTTTTCCTGAAATGACTTGCCTTTTGATATTGCTTCGAGATCAAAGTCTTGACATTGTTCCTATGCTTTTAGGATTTGGTGGGTCAATTAATACCGCTGCAATCATGGATTTTGTTGATGCTGGTCATGACTTGATTCTTGTGGCTGATGAATCTGCCTCTGATCTGATTCGAGAGGTTGCCACAGAATGTGGAGTCGATTTTGACGAGGTAGTCAAATCTTTTATAACTACATTTGTATAATTCCCATGATTTGCTTATTCTGTTTGACATAGTTGTCTGTGTGTCGGTGATGCGATAAACCAGTTTAAGCAAGTCATTTTGAGATGAATGATATTTCAAATCCTTAAGGAAGCATGACTCGAGTAGTTGTGTTATATGTTACCCAATCATCCTAGGATCCAGGAGCTGTGGTTATTGACCACATTAACTATGCTGTTTCAACTACGGATGGAGATCATTCTCTAATTGCTGCTGATGATTTCATCAAATCCAGTATCATCTTGGGAAGCAACACTATAGAGGTGAATTATAATCTTGTGGTATTCATCTGTTAATTGTGTTGTCATTTAATGATTACTGGTAGTACTTTGTGCTTTCTTCACGTGATTAAGTTGCATTAACTGCCACGATTCTTTCGCTTGCAAGCACAGATGTTTAACCTCTATTTTCATGGTACTGTATAGATGTACTGTACTAGTGACTGTCTCTGCTGGATCTCACCAATTTAAATGATTCACATTATAAGGGACCTTAAGTATGTTTGCATCCTTTGGTTGTTTATTCAGTCTGAACCTGCAAAATCTTTAATTTTGCACATTGAGGTTTTTTGGATATGTATATTGACCTTATGTATTTTTATGGGTGACAAAGCTGCTATTATTCAATTCATAGCCTCTAGAGGTATATAGATACAGCGCTATAAACAAACAGATGTTTCTGGCCTTTACCTTTTCTGTTAAATCTACCACAGGCCCCTGTACTTTTTCAAGGTATCGGCCAGATGGTGAATCCTTCCAATGACTTGGTATGCTGCCCTTGTGTAATTATAAAGTTTAGTAAACATGACAGTGAGATTGTGTATCCAAAGTGATTGTGAGATGAAGGAAAAGCAAACGTGTGGTATTAATGCAGGTTTTGAAGGTTCTTTCAGCATCTCCCTCAGCATATTCAGCAAATCCAAAATCTAAGTTATCAAATCCTCCGGCAATCTATGGATCTGCCATCTCTTTGGTTTCAGTCGTGCAGGTACGTTACATCTCTAGGTAACTTCCTCTGTTTCTATGATATATCTGTTGATTTTTCATGGGGCGGAAGGGATGGTTTTGTTGGCTAGACTTTTTTGATCTCTGGTTGCTGCAGTACTACAAATAATCATATTAGTTGTCTGCACTGCTACATATTATGGAACGCGATATCAAACTGGAACAGAAGTTAaatgaaataacctgagatgtCAATCATATTGAAGTATGTTGACTGGGTACTCTCGAAAATCCAAGTGTATCATTTGGGTATACTTTATCATTTCAACTTGGCTTCTCACAGATTTGGATGCTGGTACTAACATTTTATCATCTTGATTTACTTTTTTAGTGCAATTGCATACTTGTTCAGCAAGAGTTACGTCTTACACTATTGAGCTAATCCACAGTTGCCATATTTTGGCTGGTTTAAAATGTCTATCCACAAATTTCTGTTGTGAAGTTTTTCTGGTTACCATTCATTTTGGTTTTCTTGTTCAACTTTATTATTTTCATGTGTTGTATGGGACGATCAATAAAGTACTGATCCAAACTGAATCTATTTTCCCTGTTGGACTGGGTATACTTCCTTGAGATATGATGCCAATCAAATTGCACTACAAAAGTGAATGCATGGAAATAGGTTTGAAAGTAGTTAGTTGTATTTTATCTTCCTAACCTTTATCATGACTCTGAAGCCTGTCTAGTTTTTATTGCTACCAGCTGTTGTTCTTAGTTTTAACCCCTTCTTCTTGTCCTAAGACTTCTCTTGTTTTCCCTTGTGGGGTTTGTATATTAGTTCCTCTTGCCGCTTAAAGCGCTATCAGTTTTATTATGCTTATTTCCACAAGTAGTGTATCAGTTGTTGGCCTCTTGACATCGAACAATCTTCAATCAAACAGGCATTTaaacaagataaatctcaatgAGGACCCAATTAATTGTATTGCAGCCCTCAAATTACCATAAAGACTGAAGATAAGGTGATTTTCTAAGTTATCCTTGAGTTGGACTTGCTTTGTACAGAGACAGAAGCTTATCAATGTATCAAATACTCCCATGAAAGTAAGAACCTGAGAATCAAATCCATGACACATGACATAGAAAGCATAAAGATGATGAATAATCTCACAGTGGCTACTTAGGAGAATTATGATTTTAAGAAGTTCAGATGATGGTTGTCTCTTGAAGAAACACATTGAGAAACTTTGGTGGAGTTTTCAATGTCTTGCAACTAGGacattcttttaaaatttcccTAAACCTCATGAAGATGACACAAAAACTGTATGTAGTATAACATACTTTGTTTCGACCTGATAACCTATCATTATGATTTCTGCCTGATTTTTGTATTTTAGGCCAGAAATAATGCTCGGATATTGATCTCTGGCTCATTAAAAATGTTCAGCAACCAGTAAGTATTTTTCTTGTTCTGGCTGCAGCTGTATAAGTTGATAATTCTGGTTAATCAAACTTTGTTATTTGTTCAGATTCTTCAGATATGGGGTACAGAAAGCTGGAAGTCCGACTAAGTAAGTTGGTTATTCTTTTCATTCCTCAATCCACTGCATtgaaatttatctattttataGTGTATACAAAACTACTCGTTGCTAGACAAAAGTTTCTTTGGAAACCTGAAAATGCTTTAAAAGTTTGAAGTTGTGGTGGACCTTTGATGTATTTCTGCAATTATTGTTCTGATTTATTGCAGACTTCTAAAAGGAGAAAATGTTTGTGAAATGGAAATGGTAATAAGTTTGTCTATTTTCTTCAATTGTAAGTAAATGTACTGACAGCTTCATCTTGTGATACTAGACATGACAAATCTGGAAATGAGCAGTTTTTGACTGAAATTAGCAAATGGGTGTTCCATGAAAGAGGTCATCTAAAGGTGTGGCATCAAATCTCTGTTTCATTTGTTTTTTAAAAGTAAATGTAAAGGCTTTCTGACAAGCTACCATGAAAAGCTTAAAAAAAAGGACTCCAATCTCAAATGgcatcagtttcttcatctTTCTGTTATTTTCAATCTATGATGTTTACtgtgcacttttttttttaatttataggCTGTTAATGTAAGACATCACAGAGTTGGGGAGGTTGATGAACCTTCTATGTACAGGATCAATGATGACCtggtaaattttattttcaatttgtCCAATGCTCCTTTGCAGTATGAAAGCTGGGTTTGGAGTGGTTTGCTGACACTTAGATGTATCTGAAGGAATACTCTGTTGAGATCTTTGAGTGGACTGGAGCGAATTGGGAACCATATGTAGCAGATGATGTTCAAGTTCAGTTTTACATGATGAGTCCGTATGTTCTGAAGAATTTGTCAACTGATCTGAAGGTACACTCTTGTATTCCAGAGCCATTAAAGTCTAGACACTTCATTCACCAATTAAAATGGACATACTTATTGAAGTATTTCCCTCTCTGCGCAGGGTGTATACCATACATCATTCAAAGTACCAGATGTTTACGGAGTATTCCAGTTTAAGATTGAGTATCAGAGGCTTGGGTACTCGAGCTTGAGCCTATCAAAGCAGGTTGTCATCCACCTCTTTGTTTACAGCCTTCAAGTGAAAGCTAGAAGAAGATGAATTATCTCTCTGGACCAAATGCCTTTTactgcaactttttttttttttcttttcttatacCCTTTAAACTTGGATATACATTTGGTTTGGTGCATAGGGTCTGCCAGTAATTTGAcaattattttttcttctcttggtaATGCAGAAGCTCAGTGCTCGTCTTTATCTCAAACGTGCTATAGTTAATGAAAAGATACTGTGAAAAGCCTTCGTAAGTTTTATAGAGGAAAGTTCATTTTGGGGAGGGTGGGAAAGACTTACAAGGTTCTAGGCAAACTGTGAGGGAAATTCAATCTTTGTGGGGCTATTTGTCATCTCCTCTAgttgtttcattttttattcTTCACTTTCAAACACAGAGCTGCTTGGAGCTTTATCTGATATTGATTAGTTGTTTTACAGTCAAACTTAGAAATATTTGCAGTAGAGATTAAATGTTCTAATCAAATTGCAGACTTCACGTCTATTGTAGTATGATTATATCTGGCCAAgctttttatttactttga contains:
- the LOC113763484 gene encoding dolichyl-diphosphooligosaccharide--protein glycosyltransferase 48 kDa subunit-like, coding for MSLVFRILVLLGIAIPFLAILCHSFSLENPTDRRVLVLVDDLAIKSSHSLYFKSLENRGFQLDFKLAGDPKIALHRYGQYLYDALILFSPSIERFGGSINTAAIMDFVDAGHDLILVADESASDLIREVATECGVDFDEDPGAVVIDHINYAVSTTDGDHSLIAADDFIKSSIILGSNTIEAPVLFQGIGQMVNPSNDLVLKVLSASPSAYSANPKSKLSNPPAIYGSAISLVSVVQARNNARILISGSLKMFSNQFFRYGVQKAGSPTKHDKSGNEQFLTEISKWVFHERGHLKAVNVRHHRVGEVDEPSMYRINDDLEYSVEIFEWTGANWEPYVADDVQVQFYMMSPYVLKNLSTDLKGVYHTSFKVPDVYGVFQFKIEYQRLGYSSLSLSKQIPVRPFRHNEYERFITAAFPYYGASFSMMAGFLLFTIFYLYNK